From one Anaerotruncus rubiinfantis genomic stretch:
- a CDS encoding SLC13 family permease gives MAQRAITKRSGISYYAICIVCIALMFLGGLIPPFAPEITKAGMQILCIYVALVFLWSSVGGVIWPSILAIVALGLTEFTTVGAAVVSALGQNVSWQIMMCIALTHGLTMTGAGEFLAKWIISRKFLQGRPYLFTWVLLTAFSLISALSAAIGMILLAWAILNSMATLLGVENSKSYFRKMSVFMVVGCCCGELIILYKSWVVALWSAFGNLVGQELDYLPYMVIATVIALALDLIMTLLIKVMRVDVSFLRDFDNSQLRAEQANERLTGPQIAYLVAILGCVIFSLGSSIFPQGSLLFNISARVTPAGVFAIAVVALILIKDKNGKPILDFQKVIAPSPFWPSFMICASSIPLANALCSEGTGFMSWITRFLSPIFENSSLWVIYAVIVVASLVLTNIASCSGVAMMMLPVAVPLAVSAGANMYIVGICTIYSCLFGFILPGSSGLSAMMYGTREQQSLSVKDIIGDTSLLCAIYGIAAIIIFPILDKAWVIL, from the coding sequence ATGGCGCAGCGAGCAATCACAAAACGGTCCGGCATTTCCTATTATGCCATTTGTATCGTATGCATTGCCCTGATGTTCCTGGGGGGATTGATTCCGCCCTTTGCCCCTGAAATTACAAAAGCTGGTATGCAGATCCTTTGTATCTATGTTGCCCTGGTATTTTTATGGTCGTCGGTGGGCGGCGTGATCTGGCCGAGCATCTTGGCCATCGTCGCCCTGGGACTCACCGAGTTTACCACTGTGGGGGCAGCGGTGGTATCTGCTCTGGGACAGAATGTAAGCTGGCAGATCATGATGTGTATCGCCCTTACCCATGGGCTTACCATGACCGGTGCCGGTGAGTTTTTAGCCAAATGGATTATCAGCCGCAAATTCCTCCAAGGCAGGCCCTATCTGTTTACCTGGGTGCTGCTCACCGCGTTCTCCCTGATTTCCGCCCTTTCCGCCGCCATCGGGATGATCCTGCTGGCCTGGGCGATCCTCAACAGCATGGCCACCTTATTGGGAGTGGAAAACTCCAAATCCTATTTCCGCAAAATGTCGGTATTTATGGTGGTAGGCTGCTGCTGCGGTGAATTGATCATCCTGTATAAGAGCTGGGTGGTGGCGCTGTGGAGCGCGTTTGGCAACCTGGTGGGCCAGGAGCTGGATTACCTGCCCTATATGGTGATTGCAACGGTCATCGCTTTGGCGCTGGATCTGATCATGACCTTATTGATCAAAGTGATGCGGGTGGATGTCTCCTTCCTGCGTGATTTCGACAATTCCCAGCTGCGTGCGGAACAGGCCAACGAACGCCTTACCGGCCCCCAGATCGCTTATCTGGTCGCCATTTTAGGCTGTGTGATCTTCTCGCTGGGCAGCAGCATCTTTCCTCAGGGCTCCTTGCTGTTTAACATCTCCGCCCGTGTGACTCCCGCTGGCGTCTTTGCCATCGCGGTGGTTGCGTTGATACTCATTAAGGATAAAAACGGCAAGCCCATCCTGGATTTCCAGAAAGTTATCGCTCCCTCCCCCTTCTGGCCTTCCTTTATGATCTGTGCTTCCTCCATCCCTCTGGCAAACGCCCTGTGCTCGGAAGGCACCGGGTTTATGTCCTGGATCACCCGTTTCCTCAGCCCTATCTTTGAAAATAGCTCGCTGTGGGTCATTTACGCGGTGATCGTGGTGGCTTCCCTGGTACTCACCAACATCGCCAGCTGCAGCGGCGTGGCGATGATGATGCTGCCGGTGGCGGTGCCACTGGCGGTAAGCGCGGGGGCCAACATGTACATTGTGGGCATCTGCACCATCTATTCCTGCCTGTTCGGGTTCATCCTGCCCGGTTCCTCCGGACTTTCCGCCATGATGTACGGTACAAGGGAACAGCAATCCCTGTCGGTGAAGGATATCATTGGAGACACCTCTCTGCTTTGTGCCATCTACGGCATCGCGGCAATCATCATCTTCCCGATCCTGGATAAGGCGTGGGTCATCTTATAA
- the lpdA gene encoding dihydrolipoyl dehydrogenase, with the protein METAYDLIVIGAGPGGYVSAVRGAQYGMKVAVVEKDALGGTCLHRGCIPTKTLLHTAGLCRELREADAIGISVGDVKIDLDRIYQRKREVTGKLRDGIGFLFESNHIDLIPGCAQIIAPGKVKVSKGDETCILKAKNILIASGSIPTRPPIPGLELPGVITSDDLLGDAPPSFKSLVIIGGGVIGVEFATLLHDFGLEITVIEAMNRILPTMDREISQNLSMLLKKRGVALYTSAMVQRIETCGDGLCCHFTQKEKETAVNAQAVLVAIGRRANVRDLFAQGMQVRQNRGILVDEAFQTSIQGIYAIGDVVDGGIQLAHVASAQGCCAVAHMVGWPAPIDLKTVPACIYTSPEIASVGITADQAKEQGIPVKTGKFILSGNGKSIIENQDRSFIKLVFHEDTQVLLGAQLMCARATDLISELATAVANSFTLEQLSQVIRPHPTYTEAVTEAVEDALGRAIHIAPRV; encoded by the coding sequence ATGGAAACGGCATATGACCTGATTGTCATCGGCGCCGGCCCGGGAGGTTATGTATCGGCTGTCCGGGGGGCGCAATACGGCATGAAAGTGGCAGTGGTGGAAAAGGACGCCCTGGGCGGCACCTGCCTGCATCGGGGCTGCATCCCCACCAAAACCCTTTTGCATACGGCAGGGCTCTGTCGGGAACTAAGGGAAGCGGATGCCATAGGGATATCAGTGGGAGATGTAAAAATCGATCTGGATCGGATTTATCAGCGCAAGCGGGAGGTCACCGGCAAGCTGCGGGATGGGATCGGTTTTCTATTTGAAAGCAATCACATCGATCTGATCCCCGGCTGTGCACAGATCATCGCTCCGGGGAAAGTAAAGGTGTCCAAAGGGGATGAAACCTGTATTTTGAAGGCAAAAAACATCCTTATCGCCTCTGGATCCATCCCCACCCGGCCTCCAATCCCCGGATTGGAACTGCCGGGGGTCATCACCAGCGATGATCTGCTGGGGGATGCGCCTCCCAGCTTTAAAAGCCTGGTGATCATCGGCGGCGGGGTCATCGGGGTGGAATTTGCCACCTTGCTGCACGACTTTGGCTTGGAAATCACCGTGATAGAGGCGATGAACCGTATCCTGCCCACCATGGACCGGGAGATTTCACAAAACCTGTCTATGTTACTGAAAAAACGGGGAGTCGCTCTGTATACCTCCGCCATGGTACAGCGAATCGAAACCTGTGGGGACGGGCTTTGCTGCCATTTTACCCAAAAGGAGAAGGAAACAGCGGTAAATGCCCAGGCGGTGTTGGTGGCCATCGGTCGCAGGGCAAATGTAAGGGATCTGTTTGCCCAAGGGATGCAGGTAAGGCAAAATCGCGGAATCCTGGTGGATGAAGCGTTTCAGACAAGTATCCAAGGGATCTATGCCATCGGGGATGTGGTAGACGGCGGCATCCAGCTGGCCCATGTAGCCAGCGCTCAGGGATGCTGCGCGGTGGCCCATATGGTTGGGTGGCCCGCCCCTATCGATCTGAAGACAGTACCCGCCTGTATCTATACCAGCCCGGAAATCGCGTCGGTGGGGATCACCGCCGATCAGGCCAAGGAACAGGGCATCCCGGTGAAAACCGGTAAATTTATACTTTCCGGCAATGGGAAATCCATCATTGAAAATCAAGATCGCAGCTTTATCAAGCTGGTGTTCCATGAGGACACCCAGGTGCTGCTGGGCGCTCAATTGATGTGCGCCCGGGCCACCGATCTGATCAGCGAACTGGCCACGGCGGTGGCAAATTCCTTCACTCTGGAGCAGCTGTCACAGGTGATCCGGCCCCATCCCACTTACACCGAGGCGGTGACCGAAGCGGTGGAGGATGCGCTGGGGCGCGCGATCCATATCGCCCCCAGAGTCTAA
- a CDS encoding FAD-binding protein: MHIDVLVVGGGGAACRAAIAAADQDAQVLMVLKNTVGHSGATTHKCCEIAGYNVPGCGDPQDNEEVYYSDIMSAAMGMADPELVQLLVENAGPRFEDLRRWGVSPAVQDGREVIMKGCYSSRRRGYTIEGHGDPIVQALLAQIEKRRIARMENATVVDLIVKEGRCCGAMVLDEAGQIQLIEAGAVILATGGASQVFLQNLNPSDVSGDGYSLAYDHGAVLKNMEFMQAGIGFFHPVKSLFNTYLWAGFPFLTNARGELFLEKYLPAGLTSKDVMLEHCRHFPFSSRDISRYLEIGIQKELAAGGGDARMCLPVSFTHFTPEYIQNLDYDADLKQLWPMVQTHFKESGVDICREVVGITCVAQAINGGITIDHRAMSTLPGLFAAGETAAGPHGADRLGGNMMGTCQVFGEISGREAAGFAQKNGRIPLCEEDARQAERMYAALFRDVDSAEMIQQLQCLAQENLFICRTQQKLNRMLLEIERLEDAFWSSPAADNPSTQNISLYHLLNSARLMTLAASARKESRGSHYREDYPASNPAYEMQITLKK, from the coding sequence ATGCATATAGATGTTTTGGTGGTTGGCGGCGGCGGAGCGGCCTGCCGGGCGGCCATTGCGGCTGCGGACCAGGACGCACAGGTTTTAATGGTTCTAAAAAACACGGTGGGACATTCCGGCGCGACCACGCACAAATGCTGCGAGATCGCCGGATACAACGTACCCGGCTGCGGTGATCCCCAGGATAATGAGGAAGTCTACTATTCAGATATCATGTCTGCGGCGATGGGCATGGCTGACCCCGAACTTGTACAGCTGCTGGTCGAAAACGCTGGACCGCGCTTCGAAGATCTGCGGCGCTGGGGCGTCAGTCCCGCCGTTCAGGACGGTCGTGAGGTGATCATGAAGGGCTGCTATTCGAGCAGGAGACGTGGATACACCATCGAAGGACACGGGGACCCGATCGTGCAGGCATTGCTGGCACAGATTGAAAAACGCCGGATCGCGCGGATGGAAAACGCCACAGTGGTCGATCTGATTGTGAAGGAGGGCCGGTGCTGCGGGGCAATGGTGCTCGATGAAGCGGGTCAGATACAGCTCATTGAGGCCGGCGCAGTGATCCTGGCCACCGGCGGTGCATCCCAGGTGTTTTTACAGAATCTCAATCCGTCAGATGTATCGGGGGACGGCTATTCGCTCGCCTATGATCACGGGGCAGTGCTTAAAAACATGGAATTCATGCAGGCGGGTATCGGCTTTTTCCATCCGGTTAAAAGTCTTTTTAACACCTACCTTTGGGCGGGCTTCCCCTTTCTGACAAACGCGCGAGGGGAGCTTTTCCTGGAAAAATACCTGCCGGCGGGGCTCACATCGAAGGATGTCATGCTGGAGCATTGCAGGCACTTCCCGTTCAGCAGCCGGGACATTTCCCGCTATCTGGAAATCGGCATCCAAAAGGAACTGGCTGCGGGCGGGGGGGACGCGCGGATGTGCCTGCCGGTAAGTTTTACGCATTTTACCCCGGAATATATTCAAAATCTGGATTATGACGCGGATCTCAAACAGCTTTGGCCGATGGTGCAGACGCATTTTAAGGAAAGCGGAGTGGATATTTGTCGGGAGGTTGTCGGTATCACCTGCGTTGCACAGGCGATCAACGGCGGGATTACAATTGATCATAGAGCAATGTCCACACTTCCGGGACTGTTTGCTGCGGGTGAAACGGCAGCCGGACCCCATGGGGCGGACCGGCTTGGTGGAAATATGATGGGGACCTGCCAGGTGTTTGGTGAGATTTCCGGCAGGGAAGCAGCTGGATTCGCACAAAAAAACGGCAGGATACCGCTGTGTGAAGAGGATGCCAGACAGGCAGAACGGATGTACGCCGCCCTTTTCCGCGACGTGGACAGTGCAGAAATGATACAGCAGCTGCAGTGCTTGGCACAGGAAAACCTCTTTATTTGTCGGACACAACAAAAGCTAAACCGTATGCTTCTGGAAATTGAACGGCTGGAAGATGCTTTCTGGTCTTCTCCTGCCGCGGACAATCCCTCAACGCAGAACATTTCTCTTTATCATCTCCTCAATTCCGCCCGACTGATGACGTTGGCGGCCAGTGCGCGCAAGGAGAGCCGTGGAAGTCATTATCGAGAGGACTATCCCGCATCTAATCCTGCATATGAAATGCAAATTACTTTAAAAAAATGA
- a CDS encoding LysR family transcriptional regulator has product MKIETLEYILITSRFPTISIAAEKQFISQTTLSSAIKQVEAVVGYAIFERTPKGIALTEKGAEFIRLTEEIVQNYRKILALAETSQFQRVRRIVAHPVACFRYSVPLVQMFHSLAPGICLSVMEVPSQQIISLMEEREYDFGIGYAFMDEEETFLKDAKNAKITAEPMVIDETYAYVGPSSRFYHRESIQLSELKGAHLAFSKNCMNYYFRTKLYKITPSHSIFGDAHLVRQAVEQSDMVTFFMSSKEGPDSFCEHTSLKKLRFEKPAFAPMQHYLLAREDKKRNENDELLLQCIRSTILRDV; this is encoded by the coding sequence ATGAAGATAGAAACTTTGGAATATATCCTGATCACCTCCCGTTTTCCCACGATCTCCATTGCCGCGGAAAAACAGTTCATCAGCCAGACCACTTTAAGCAGTGCAATCAAACAGGTGGAAGCGGTGGTGGGGTATGCGATATTTGAGCGGACTCCCAAAGGTATTGCCCTAACGGAAAAGGGAGCGGAATTTATCCGCCTTACCGAAGAGATCGTCCAAAATTACCGTAAAATATTAGCGTTGGCGGAAACCTCTCAATTCCAGCGGGTGCGCCGGATTGTAGCGCATCCGGTGGCCTGTTTTCGTTACAGCGTGCCGCTGGTGCAGATGTTTCATTCTCTGGCGCCGGGGATTTGTTTATCGGTGATGGAGGTTCCATCCCAGCAGATTATCAGCCTTATGGAGGAGCGGGAATATGATTTTGGGATTGGATATGCGTTTATGGATGAAGAGGAAACCTTTTTAAAGGATGCGAAAAACGCCAAAATAACAGCGGAGCCTATGGTCATTGATGAAACCTATGCTTATGTGGGCCCGAGCTCCCGGTTTTATCACCGGGAGAGCATCCAGCTTTCGGAACTGAAAGGGGCTCATCTGGCTTTTTCCAAAAATTGTATGAACTATTATTTTCGGACGAAGCTTTATAAAATCACCCCCAGCCATTCGATTTTTGGGGATGCTCATCTGGTGCGGCAGGCGGTGGAACAAAGCGACATGGTGACGTTTTTCATGTCCAGCAAGGAGGGGCCGGACAGTTTTTGCGAGCACACCAGCTTAAAGAAGCTGCGGTTTGAAAAACCCGCCTTCGCTCCTATGCAACATTATCTGCTGGCCCGTGAGGATAAAAAACGCAATGAAAACGATGAATTGCTGTTGCAATGCATCCGCTCCACCATATTGCGGGATGTGTAG
- a CDS encoding NAD/NADP octopine/nopaline dehydrogenase family protein → MEKIVVIGGGSTGIAFAGDLHLAGFPVTLLEQPEHAGRLEDLKQVGEIRRVGYGPTKVSPLPVISLDPGVLFDASIIFIAVVANRHRALCDWIVPYLSNGQAVCFFNGNCGSLLLKHRAADRQILAGETVGNYCSVRYLGKGRVWYASHPAYPKGICAFPTIDSQALSKRLSVCYPTVCPPEAPVQNVLEAALGSPNVAAHLICSICCLSAMEHSDDFRLYRDGVSPALIKLVQKVQAQRDRVLDAFGYKAGDVAGIVEQCRGGAPSLEGLRMTTGPDSIRHRYIVEDAFAGNSLLISMGKLVGMDLPLIRAAVEIASALNDTDYYSEGVTLENLGLDGLSVAQLNSYLTSGKKTSK, encoded by the coding sequence GTGGAAAAAATCGTTGTAATCGGCGGCGGGAGCACCGGCATCGCGTTTGCCGGCGATCTACACCTTGCAGGATTCCCGGTGACGTTGCTGGAACAGCCGGAACACGCCGGACGGCTGGAGGATTTAAAACAGGTCGGGGAAATCCGCCGGGTGGGATATGGGCCCACCAAGGTTTCCCCCCTACCCGTCATCTCTCTGGACCCTGGGGTGTTATTCGACGCCTCCATCATCTTTATCGCTGTGGTGGCCAACCGTCACAGGGCTTTATGCGATTGGATCGTCCCATATCTTTCCAATGGCCAGGCGGTATGCTTTTTTAACGGCAACTGCGGTTCCCTCCTGTTAAAGCATCGCGCTGCCGACAGACAGATCCTGGCGGGGGAAACCGTGGGGAACTACTGCTCGGTGCGCTATCTTGGCAAAGGCCGGGTGTGGTATGCCTCCCACCCCGCTTATCCCAAAGGGATCTGCGCTTTCCCTACAATAGACAGCCAAGCGCTTAGCAAGCGGCTTTCGGTGTGTTATCCCACCGTTTGCCCCCCTGAAGCGCCGGTGCAAAACGTTTTGGAGGCGGCTCTGGGCAGTCCCAATGTGGCCGCTCATCTCATCTGCTCCATCTGCTGTCTGTCGGCCATGGAGCACAGCGACGATTTTCGGCTTTATCGGGACGGGGTTTCCCCGGCTCTCATAAAGCTGGTGCAAAAAGTCCAGGCGCAGCGGGATCGGGTGCTTGACGCTTTCGGTTACAAAGCAGGGGATGTGGCTGGCATTGTGGAACAGTGCCGTGGGGGAGCCCCCTCGCTGGAAGGGCTGCGCATGACCACCGGCCCGGATTCTATAAGGCACCGGTACATCGTCGAGGACGCGTTCGCGGGCAACAGCCTGCTGATTTCCATGGGCAAGCTGGTGGGAATGGACCTCCCATTGATCCGGGCGGCGGTGGAAATTGCGTCGGCGCTCAACGACACCGATTATTACAGTGAGGGGGTGACGCTGGAAAACCTGGGTCTGGACGGCCTTTCGGTTGCGCAGCTTAACAGCTATTTGACAAGCGGCAAAAAAACATCTAAATAA
- a CDS encoding enoyl-CoA hydratase/isomerase family protein: MENAPILTEKRPGGILLVTLNSPPLNLQTLDSMDLLERIVEDIAVDAAVRALVLAGAGGRVFCAGSDVKEFPSLRGSFVEQKLRRENAVFTQLSELPIPTVAALGGSAMGGGYEIALCCDFRIMSETAQIGLPEINLGNFPGSGGPMRLSRLIGPARAMELMSLGTSVDAQTALRMGLVHAAVPREQVLDTAFQMAARFAALPRGYAAAVKELIYAGTYETPAQAADHAMKTARRYKDFG, from the coding sequence ATGGAAAATGCACCGATTCTGACCGAGAAACGGCCCGGCGGGATTTTGTTGGTCACTCTGAACAGCCCACCGCTGAATTTACAGACGCTCGATTCGATGGATCTTTTGGAGCGGATCGTGGAGGATATCGCCGTGGACGCGGCGGTGCGGGCGCTTGTGCTCGCCGGCGCGGGCGGCCGGGTGTTCTGCGCGGGCAGCGACGTGAAGGAATTTCCGTCGCTGCGGGGGAGTTTTGTCGAACAAAAGCTTCGCCGTGAAAACGCCGTTTTCACGCAGCTTTCAGAGCTTCCGATCCCCACTGTCGCGGCGCTGGGCGGCAGCGCCATGGGCGGCGGCTATGAAATCGCATTGTGTTGTGATTTCCGGATCATGAGCGAAACGGCCCAAATTGGGCTGCCGGAAATAAATCTCGGGAATTTCCCGGGCAGCGGCGGACCCATGCGGCTGTCGCGGCTAATCGGGCCAGCGCGGGCAATGGAGTTGATGAGCTTGGGAACTTCGGTCGACGCACAGACCGCGCTCCGGATGGGGCTTGTGCATGCGGCTGTGCCACGGGAGCAAGTACTGGACACGGCGTTCCAAATGGCCGCACGGTTTGCGGCGCTGCCCCGGGGTTATGCCGCCGCAGTGAAGGAGCTTATCTATGCGGGCACTTACGAAACCCCGGCACAAGCTGCGGATCATGCGATGAAAACGGCCCGGAGATACAAGGATTTCGGATAG
- the gcvH gene encoding glycine cleavage system protein GcvH: MNIPENLRYSKTHIWADFTSDTVSIGLTDFAQHSMKSIVFVTLPEEGDMVTAGESLGQVESVKTVSEIISPVTGRVSRINERALDEPESINTDPYGVWLVEMEEVTDREELMDAAAFAAYCGE; encoded by the coding sequence ATGAATATCCCCGAGAATCTTCGTTATTCCAAAACCCATATCTGGGCTGATTTCACAAGTGACACTGTATCAATCGGACTCACTGATTTTGCTCAGCATTCTATGAAAAGCATTGTCTTTGTCACCCTGCCCGAGGAAGGGGACATGGTCACCGCCGGGGAATCTTTAGGCCAGGTGGAAAGCGTGAAAACCGTTTCCGAAATCATCTCCCCGGTCACCGGCAGGGTATCCCGGATAAACGAAAGGGCGCTGGATGAACCGGAATCCATCAATACCGATCCCTATGGGGTGTGGCTGGTGGAAATGGAAGAGGTTACCGACCGGGAAGAATTGATGGATGCTGCGGCGTTTGCGGCTTATTGCGGGGAATAG
- a CDS encoding TRAP transporter large permease codes for MILFLFGSFALLAILGVPIAISLCVSSFITAAILGITPVAIIQNIFSMLNSYTLLAVPLFLIVGNVMEYGGITERLVNFARVLVGHIRGGLGHVNILTNMFMAGISGSATADATALGSIMLPAMRQEGYPIDFACAINAAAATIGPIIPPSIMMVVYGAYSGVSIGALFIGGFVPGVIIGLSLMIYVYVWAKRNNFPISERRATIKEVLLATRKAIVALLAPVIIVVGISGGLVTTTEAGMLCAVYCILVSLFIFHSIRWQEAKTVVVNTLFGMSKPLICVAGAGAFGYMMAYLQVPKMFLNMLGPIADSRVFVTLFIVVLYLILGTFMDATPAIVIFMTIIQSLAANVGLNPLHVGVLICVTMCFGFITPPYGLTLLISSGIGGVATVDVIRKMKYIFFLFIAIILLIAFVPETVLFLPRVFGMM; via the coding sequence ATGATTCTGTTCTTATTCGGCTCATTCGCCCTGCTGGCGATCCTCGGCGTGCCAATCGCAATCAGCCTTTGTGTCTCCAGCTTTATTACCGCCGCGATCCTGGGGATTACGCCGGTTGCAATCATACAGAATATCTTCTCGATGCTTAACAGTTACACGCTGCTGGCGGTCCCGCTCTTTTTGATCGTAGGGAATGTGATGGAGTACGGCGGCATCACCGAACGTCTGGTGAACTTTGCACGGGTACTTGTGGGCCATATCCGGGGAGGACTCGGGCATGTCAACATCCTGACCAATATGTTTATGGCCGGTATTTCCGGTTCGGCAACCGCAGATGCAACCGCCTTGGGCAGCATCATGCTGCCCGCGATGCGGCAGGAGGGCTACCCGATTGATTTCGCCTGCGCGATCAATGCCGCCGCGGCGACCATTGGCCCAATCATCCCGCCAAGCATCATGATGGTGGTCTACGGGGCATACTCCGGCGTTTCAATCGGCGCACTTTTCATTGGCGGCTTTGTCCCGGGCGTGATTATCGGCCTTTCGCTGATGATTTACGTCTATGTTTGGGCCAAGCGTAACAATTTCCCGATCAGTGAACGGCGCGCGACTATCAAGGAGGTCCTTCTCGCCACACGTAAGGCGATCGTTGCGCTTCTGGCGCCGGTGATCATCGTGGTGGGCATCTCTGGCGGCCTTGTAACTACGACCGAAGCGGGCATGCTCTGTGCCGTTTACTGCATCCTGGTCTCCCTTTTCATATTCCACTCAATTCGCTGGCAGGAAGCAAAAACGGTAGTGGTCAACACCCTCTTTGGGATGAGTAAACCCCTGATCTGTGTAGCGGGGGCGGGCGCTTTCGGTTATATGATGGCCTACCTGCAGGTTCCCAAGATGTTTTTGAATATGCTGGGACCGATCGCCGATTCACGTGTATTTGTCACACTGTTCATCGTGGTGCTTTACCTGATCCTTGGCACCTTCATGGACGCGACGCCGGCCATCGTCATTTTCATGACCATCATCCAGTCGCTTGCCGCAAATGTCGGCCTCAACCCGTTGCATGTGGGCGTATTGATCTGCGTCACGATGTGTTTCGGCTTCATCACGCCCCCTTATGGGCTCACTCTGCTGATTAGCTCCGGAATCGGCGGCGTAGCGACCGTGGACGTCATCCGGAAGATGAAATACATCTTCTTCCTATTCATTGCGATCATTCTGCTTATTGCCTTTGTACCCGAGACCGTCCTGTTCCTGCCCAGAGTATTTGGAATGATGTAA
- a CDS encoding L-cysteine desulfidase family protein codes for MEQQLLTILKSELKPAIGCTGPLGVSIAAANAYDAVGGGKIRRIVAKVDWSMAAKIDDVGIPGTEYLGVEMAIALGAVCGDPNAGLEVFHHVTPEGELQARKIAEMVELYPIWDRTDLGAYIDVTIETDQGIGRAVVAGSQDGLILKEKNGEILLEREPERAQSGGSPMLQYKIRDFYEFALSCPANELDIVRRAAEYNLAVAQAALDQQLGLGIGKSLLESEGINDILRAKGYAAAACEGRMSGVAMPVMSCGGKGNVGLAASIPLIIQAKDAHIGEEQMLRAITLSYLLAIAIIHRIGKSPSMCSCEVAAALGIAAGTVLLKGGSIQQVEIAIQNTIPNVFGVVCDGAKLACALRISSGTGIAIEAANLALNGVRLANNQGVLSKTADESIDILGHIALYEMVDSDRGLSRKLFEKRRIFPLQTFRERQLQ; via the coding sequence ATGGAACAACAGCTTTTGACCATTTTAAAAAGTGAACTGAAGCCTGCTATTGGCTGTACCGGTCCGCTGGGAGTGAGCATCGCCGCCGCCAACGCATACGACGCGGTGGGAGGTGGAAAAATCCGCCGAATCGTGGCCAAGGTAGATTGGAGCATGGCCGCTAAAATCGACGATGTGGGAATCCCCGGCACCGAATATTTAGGGGTGGAGATGGCCATTGCATTAGGCGCTGTCTGCGGCGACCCGAACGCCGGGCTGGAGGTGTTCCATCACGTCACCCCGGAAGGGGAGCTGCAAGCCCGGAAAATCGCCGAAATGGTGGAGCTTTATCCCATTTGGGACCGCACCGATTTAGGCGCCTACATAGACGTGACCATTGAAACCGATCAAGGGATTGGCCGGGCGGTGGTGGCGGGCAGCCAGGACGGGCTGATTTTAAAGGAAAAGAACGGCGAAATCCTGCTGGAGCGGGAACCGGAACGGGCGCAAAGCGGCGGTTCCCCCATGCTGCAATATAAAATCCGGGATTTTTACGAGTTTGCCTTATCCTGCCCTGCAAATGAACTGGATATCGTGCGCCGGGCGGCGGAATACAACCTGGCGGTGGCCCAGGCGGCCTTGGATCAGCAGCTCGGGCTGGGTATTGGGAAAAGCCTGCTGGAAAGCGAAGGCATCAATGACATTTTACGGGCAAAAGGGTATGCTGCGGCTGCCTGCGAAGGACGGATGTCCGGCGTTGCAATGCCGGTAATGAGCTGCGGGGGCAAAGGAAACGTGGGCCTTGCCGCTTCGATCCCATTGATCATCCAGGCGAAAGACGCTCATATTGGCGAGGAGCAGATGCTTCGCGCCATCACATTAAGCTATCTTCTTGCCATTGCGATCATCCACCGCATTGGCAAAAGTCCCTCCATGTGCTCCTGTGAGGTGGCTGCCGCCCTGGGTATCGCAGCGGGTACTGTCCTGTTGAAGGGCGGCAGCATCCAGCAGGTGGAAATCGCCATTCAAAACACCATCCCCAATGTGTTTGGTGTGGTATGTGACGGCGCCAAACTGGCCTGCGCCCTGCGCATCTCCTCCGGCACAGGTATCGCCATCGAAGCGGCTAACCTGGCGCTGAACGGGGTGCGCCTGGCCAACAACCAAGGCGTGCTCTCTAAAACTGCCGACGAATCCATCGATATCCTGGGACATATCGCCCTTTATGAAATGGTGGACAGCGACCGGGGCCTTTCCCGCAAGCTGTTTGAAAAACGCCGGATCTTCCCGCTGCAAACCTTCCGGGAGCGGCAGCTGCAATAG